From the Maioricimonas rarisocia genome, one window contains:
- a CDS encoding DUF1501 domain-containing protein: MNELQWNRRQALIASGLGTLSLGMPGMVMGSDEVDTSGNAVASEKSCIFVLLCGGPSHVDTWDMKPNAPLDYRGPYVPISTKVPGMRINEMHTRLARLTDHFTLINSMSHPGAISNHFDAMHNLLSGQSDRRVQQGRPNDQPYLGSFVAKHKPSTRNFVSNAWLIKCVGRPVFCAPNIGIGGYLGSAYAPLFVGSATNHPAMDDFKPPEIYNSYDERRFEERKSLLGRLESTSLDRDRQVRDWSDLREKTYDALTRAEGRQAFDLSQEPVAVRERYGMHPLGQNLLLARRMVESGVRFITVNGWTGQAEYDKKGPPSSSWDMHGGNMGMGNAFGNGSYGMGFCLPRLDEALAALLSDLSERGMLENTLVVVTGEFGRTPYVLKQDPPGRQHWPKCFSAILAGGGIAGGNVYGKSNKYGEYPTSNPVRPEELAATIYHALDIPINDPLDASGISRSLTTGKPIMELFG; this comes from the coding sequence ATGAACGAACTGCAGTGGAACCGTCGGCAGGCCCTCATCGCGAGCGGACTGGGCACACTGAGCCTCGGCATGCCCGGCATGGTCATGGGGAGTGACGAGGTCGACACCTCGGGCAATGCGGTCGCCTCGGAGAAGTCCTGCATCTTTGTGCTGCTTTGTGGTGGGCCGAGCCACGTCGACACGTGGGACATGAAGCCGAACGCTCCGCTGGATTACCGCGGTCCGTACGTGCCGATCTCCACAAAGGTGCCGGGCATGCGCATCAACGAGATGCACACGCGGCTCGCCAGGCTGACCGACCACTTCACGCTCATCAATTCAATGTCGCATCCGGGAGCGATCAGCAATCACTTCGACGCGATGCACAACCTGCTCAGCGGTCAGTCTGACCGACGCGTGCAGCAGGGCCGGCCGAACGATCAACCCTATCTGGGCTCGTTCGTGGCCAAACACAAACCGAGCACGCGCAATTTCGTCTCCAACGCGTGGCTCATCAAATGCGTGGGGCGGCCTGTTTTCTGCGCGCCCAACATCGGGATCGGCGGCTACCTGGGCTCTGCGTACGCCCCGTTGTTCGTCGGCTCGGCGACGAACCATCCGGCGATGGACGACTTCAAGCCGCCGGAGATCTACAACTCCTACGACGAGCGCCGGTTCGAAGAACGCAAGTCGCTGCTGGGGCGTCTGGAGTCCACCAGCCTCGACCGGGATCGGCAGGTTCGGGACTGGTCGGACCTGCGAGAGAAAACGTACGACGCCCTCACGCGAGCCGAGGGGCGACAGGCGTTCGATCTGAGTCAGGAACCGGTCGCCGTGCGCGAACGGTACGGGATGCACCCGCTCGGCCAGAACCTGCTGCTCGCGCGGCGGATGGTGGAGTCGGGCGTCCGATTCATTACCGTCAACGGCTGGACGGGACAGGCGGAGTACGACAAGAAAGGGCCACCCAGCAGCAGCTGGGACATGCACGGCGGCAACATGGGCATGGGGAACGCCTTCGGCAACGGTTCCTACGGCATGGGCTTCTGTCTGCCGCGACTGGATGAGGCACTGGCCGCCCTGCTCTCTGACCTGAGCGAGCGTGGCATGCTGGAGAACACGCTGGTTGTCGTCACCGGCGAGTTTGGGCGGACGCCGTACGTTCTCAAGCAGGACCCACCCGGTCGCCAGCACTGGCCGAAGTGCTTCTCTGCAATACTCGCCGGCGGCGGCATCGCAGGCGGGAATGTCTACGGCAAGTCCAACAAGTACGGCGAGTACCCGACCAGCAACCCCGTCCGTCCCGAGGAACTGGCCGCGACGATCTACCACGCTCTCGACATCCCCATCAACGATCCACTGGACGCCAGCGGCATTTCACGCTCGCTGACGACCGGCAAACCGATCATGGAGTTGTTCGGGTAG